A segment of the Solanum lycopersicum chromosome 9, SLM_r2.1 genome:
AAGAAGGAGAGTTCTAACATTACGCACCATTAAGAGTACTTCAAGAAGAAACAATTACTCATATGTTGTTCATCGTTCATTGTTCCCACAATCCTAAATGTGGATTTTGTTACTCATATTActaagaacacaattcatattattagataAAGGACTCATGAACTTACACAATAACTAGAATAAACCCACAATCTCAACTTGaatttaaaagtaaaagatATTCAATAATGTGCTTTCGGAATCAACAACTTCTAAGTGTTTCCAAGTTAATTCCAAAAACAACTAAAACCAGAATAATGTTGAACAACCTGAAAACGAGGTTTTACATCccttatttatagaaaacaactCCTAAatttaaaacgaaaaaaattaaggaaataaaaatgCAGGACATGTCTTTATTCTACGAGGCTCACCTAGGTCCATGAATTGACTGATGGTCCATAGGTCCCTTCCGTGGTTCAGGacttaactaattttttaatcttCAAAAGTGACCATTTCTCAGTCAGTTTCTACGATCCAACAACAAAAATCATTATTGAGATTACGGTCCGTAGGTATACTCGTCGCTCCACACTTAAATAATTTCATCTTTAGGGAGTGGAATAACTTCTGTGATCACTTCTATGGAGATATAGTATGGTATGTATATCAATCTACGCTCCGTTATTCACCATGATGGTTCTACACTTCATCAAGATTTCCTGAAGCTTCAACACCACCATGCATGTTTCTTCTACGACCTTTACTTACGAAACATGATTTATCCTACGGTTTGTAGGATGCCTCCATATATGTCCATTTATGCACCATCTTCAACTTTACGCTTGAGTTTTTTCTGGAAATCACAACAAAAACACATAAACGAACACAAAACGGCGTTGGACTCTCACAAATCCTAAGTGAAATGAATCGATGGTATCGGAAACTCATGGTACATCAGTTCTCATCAGCATTTTCCATGATTAGAAACGTCCAAAGGGAacaaataacttttatttttccttgGCAGCAGAGGTTGGAGCTAGTTTCGAGGCCATGATACATGTGGAAGCTTAGTTAGTATGAAAATAGTGAAATTATACTCATGAATTGATTTTAGAACAAGAATCCGACCAAAAAACAAAGTTAGAAAATTTTTGCAAGGAGATGAACTATTGATCCACGGTAGGTACTTACGATATGTAGATGAAACGAAAGTCTGTGGGTCCCCTCCGTAGGTCAGAGTATTCAAAGTTGGGTCTCTAAAGTAGGAAGTATAAATGTGTATAACGATTTGTTGATGGAATGAAGGATCGTGATCCACAAAGTGGTTCTACACTTATACAAAAATTTGTGTGCAACTACCCACGGACCTCAACCTACTTGCTGTGGGTTTGAGTCGTGGGTCAGATTTGTTCTAGATTACAGATATCAACTCACACTTAATGCCTTATTTCAACAATTACACAAACAAATTTGGTCTACATCGGATTCCATGTACCTTACATGGTCTCATAATGGTTATTGCACTATCTTCCCTAATGTAATATGGTAAATGAATAAGTCAAGTATGTGAATCGTTATTAGGGATTGTCTTAAAGGTTATTACATAGGGTGAggtagggtatgggacttctcttACGAAGGGATGGTCTTAATAGTGTTCTTGTATGAGTaagttgatttcatattatgTATATCAAGTATATATGAGCTTATGAATCAAGCATTTCATGATAAGTTATGAGATTATGTTGTACATATGTAATAAGTTACTTAATGTGATGCTTAGTTTTGGATAAGGTTATGGGGTTCTATtcttggcattgcacaagtattgcttTCGGTTGCTGATGTGTTAGGTTAATATCATGTTGGGTTGACTTATAATGTTCTAAATATGTGCATGTTCAGTTATTTAACATAAATCATGGTTTGTACTAAATTGTGACTTTTCTCATGCAATGATTATTTTATGCATCGGAGTCATACCTAGTACATGCATTTTgaactaacccatatttcttctcttttcccaACATTGTAGTTTCCGGCCATTGAAGAGATTCTAGGACACTTTGCATGGATACTTGGACTTCTTCCTCCAAGTACTGGTGAGTCATAAAAGTTTGAGGAGGGTGCTTTTGATCTACCTTAGTATAATTGATATAGTCTAAAATACGTTCATTGCTTCCTTATTCTTAAAGACAATTCTTGTAAGCCCTAAGTGGAAATATATACTTTTGTAAGGTCTATGCCCAAATATTGTACTTCGTTTAGTTGGTTTAATATCAGACAATATTTTAAGACTAACTCTGTATATGTTGATTATGATAACTATGCGAGAAGCATATGTAAGCTTCCTATGTTAGGAGTCTAAGTATACtccatatgtatatatgtttagtATGAGAGAGGTTTATGTATACttcaatatttataaagtttcaatttttctgcatttttggacctatgaattgtaatgatgaatgctaagagtcTAATCTTAGTCCTTTTCGAGGACGGGGACGTCGTTTGTATCTAGGGGGTACTCCCCAGTCGTAACATGTCTACTAATATGAACCCATGCCAGCCTAGCACTCTTCCAACAAAAACTACCCAAAATCCTATAAACGATGGGCATTGCATGTCATTCACTACCCGAGGAGGTAAGCAgaccattgatccacctatgtcTTCTGTAGTTGAAGAAgatattagaaataaatatgAGGAAATAGAAGCTATTGAAGAGTTGGGTGATGCACTATTAAAAGAAGCAAAGTTATCTTAGAAAGTGGTCCCCATTCCTAGACCTTCAGGACCATTCCCaaagagattagtgaaaaaagTGAAAGATGGTAAATATTGGCGATTTATCAGTATGTTGAAATATCTTTCCATCAATGTTCCATTGATAGAATCCTTGGAGCAAATGTCTGGTTATAATAAGTTTATGAATGATATGATGACAAAGAAAATGTCAGTGAGCTTTGAGGACGATGaaagaatgcagcattgtagtgttattgctaAAAGATCTCTTGTGGATAAGACAGAAGATCTGGATGCCTTCACTATTTCATGTACTAAAGGGTTGCAACACTTTGCAAAGATATTATGTGATATTGGACTGAGCATCAATCACATGCCTCTGTCCATTTACAAGAAATTAGtcttgggtgacccaaagcctacTATGATGCGGTTACCTATGGCCGATAAAACTATGAAGAGGTCCATTGatatacttcatgatgtgcttGTGAAAGTGGATTCATTCATACTTCCAGcaaattttgtgattcttgactaTGAGGTTGACATTGAGGTCCCCATTATTCTAGGAAGATCATTCTTTGCCAGTTGGCATGCATTAgtagatatggaaaaggggcaaatgaaatttaggttgaacaatgaagaagaaactctctatatttgtaggtccatgatgCAGAGTAGTGATATCTAAATGGTATTTGTTATATCTTACAGGGTTGAGAGTGTAGCCGAAGTGGAAATTTAAGAGTGACTAGGTGTCGAGGCGCTAGCAgcaataatcatgaattttgacaCTGATGATATTAAAAAGTTTGATTCTTTATTAGCTGCACTTGAACAAAATGAGCATCGATCAAAGACGAAGAAATTGGAGTTCGTTATGAAGAATCTCGGTTATCCGCCTGCGAGACAATCTATTGGTGAGACGTCAAAATTAGAGCTTGAGGCCCTACCACCTTAT
Coding sequences within it:
- the LOC138338379 gene encoding uncharacterized protein; the encoded protein is MSGYNKFMNDMMTKKMSVSFEDDERMQHCSVIAKRSLVDKTEDLDAFTISCTKGLQHFAKILCDIGLSINHMPLSIYKKLVLGDPKPTMMRLPMADKTMKRSIDILHDVLVKVDSFILPANFVILDYEVDIEVPIILGRSFFASWHALVDMEKGQMKFRLNNEEETLYICRSMMQSSDI